Proteins found in one Deinococcus hopiensis KR-140 genomic segment:
- a CDS encoding alpha-N-arabinofuranosidase, whose translation MTQTSATVYLNTQRVISEISPLIFGGFAEHMGRCIYEGIYDPHSPLSDERGLRRDVISALKETNYRIMRYPGGNFVSGYRWTDGIGPKEDRPRRRALAWRSIESNQFGPHEFMEFAEEIKTEPMWAVNLGTGSIQDAADLVEYMNLPAGTLYSDMRVKNGRKDPYSIKYWCLGNEMDGPWQIGQMDAVSYSDKAVQAAKLMRWMDPNIKTIACGSSATAMPGYPEWDLTVLERTYDQIDYFSMHHYAANPYPTISNTEGLPIDTDSYLASSLHFEEHADTLAAAIRVAKAKNRSKKNVHLCWDEWNVWYRAKGGDGGWSEAPHILEEQYNLEDALVVATWLNTFLKKADVVKIACIAQIVNVIAPIMTRRDGMFKQTIFYPLTLFSNHASGFALDALVRAPLRDTARYGGVPQLDVSASFNPETGEGAVFLVNRSQTEPLQVDVCWEGTAPNSVARAWQMGGEDPFASNSFEQPENVVAREISVPRLDGKRLTLELPPLSFTTFLTSHSPS comes from the coding sequence ATGACTCAGACCAGCGCCACCGTCTATCTCAACACCCAACGCGTCATCTCTGAGATTTCGCCACTGATTTTCGGCGGATTTGCGGAGCATATGGGACGATGCATCTACGAGGGCATCTATGATCCCCACTCCCCACTCTCCGATGAGCGTGGCCTGCGCCGCGACGTCATTTCTGCATTAAAGGAAACCAACTACCGCATCATGCGCTACCCAGGGGGCAACTTCGTCTCCGGCTACCGCTGGACAGATGGCATTGGACCCAAAGAGGACCGGCCGCGGCGCCGAGCCCTTGCCTGGCGTTCAATCGAATCCAATCAGTTTGGGCCGCATGAGTTCATGGAGTTCGCTGAGGAAATTAAGACTGAGCCCATGTGGGCTGTTAACCTGGGTACTGGCAGCATTCAGGACGCAGCTGATTTGGTTGAATACATGAATCTGCCGGCCGGCACGCTGTACAGTGACATGCGCGTAAAGAATGGACGCAAAGATCCCTACAGCATCAAATACTGGTGCCTGGGGAACGAGATGGATGGGCCTTGGCAAATTGGGCAGATGGACGCGGTCAGTTACTCGGACAAGGCCGTACAGGCCGCCAAGTTGATGCGGTGGATGGATCCCAATATCAAGACCATCGCCTGCGGATCCTCTGCGACCGCGATGCCTGGGTATCCCGAGTGGGACTTAACGGTGCTGGAACGCACATACGATCAAATTGATTATTTCTCAATGCATCACTACGCAGCCAACCCCTACCCGACCATCTCCAACACGGAGGGCCTGCCAATTGACACGGACTCCTACCTCGCCAGCAGTCTGCATTTCGAGGAGCATGCGGATACACTCGCTGCCGCCATCCGCGTGGCAAAGGCCAAAAATCGTTCGAAGAAGAACGTACATCTCTGCTGGGATGAATGGAACGTCTGGTATCGCGCCAAGGGAGGGGACGGAGGCTGGAGCGAAGCGCCGCACATCTTGGAAGAGCAGTACAACTTGGAGGATGCGCTGGTCGTCGCAACCTGGCTCAACACCTTTTTGAAAAAAGCTGATGTGGTGAAAATTGCCTGTATTGCTCAGATCGTGAACGTAATTGCGCCGATCATGACTCGGCGGGATGGAATGTTCAAGCAAACGATCTTTTACCCACTCACCCTATTCAGCAACCATGCCAGTGGCTTTGCCTTAGACGCTCTCGTCCGGGCTCCTCTACGCGACACGGCCCGATATGGCGGGGTTCCACAATTGGACGTTTCTGCCAGCTTCAACCCGGAGACTGGGGAAGGAGCAGTGTTCCTCGTCAACCGCTCGCAGACAGAGCCGTTGCAGGTGGATGTGTGCTGGGAGGGCACAGCTCCCAACAGCGTCGCGCGCGCCTGGCAGATGGGCGGTGAAGATCCATTTGCCTCAAACTCTTTCGAGCAGCCCGAGAACGTGGTCGCCCGAGAAATCAGCGTCCCTCGACTTGACGGCAAGCGTCTGACTCTGGAATTACCACCCCTGTCTTTTACCACTTTTTTGACCAGCCACTCGCCATCTTGA